In Megalobrama amblycephala isolate DHTTF-2021 linkage group LG9, ASM1881202v1, whole genome shotgun sequence, the sequence ttctatGTATGGCTCAGTCAAATAGGCCAATAAGAGACTATTAACTACTATTATTCCTTATAATTCCACAAATGTTTCATTAAAAcgtctacaaatgtataaaacggatcagagatcaggtaaaaacCATAGACACTTGTTTGATGGTTCACCGCATGGTTCATGGGTTCACAGCATCGTCCCATCGGTGAACCagtgaaatttcaaaacattttgaaacagaagcctcgtttactgaaatcacatgactctggcagtttgatacacgctcagAATCActcatttgaaacaaaagattcgtaaaggttttgaagcttcatgaagcagtgtttcgaaatagCCCGTCACtatctttaaattaaattgtttgtggcaataaacattaattcatttcagcattatcaTGTTCTCTTGCTACAACTTTGTGAGTGTCTGAATTTATGATATTTACCCCATTTACTGAAAGCTGGTTCAGTCAGACTGCTGTGAATGAGCAGACAATCATAAGATCCTTCATGGTTTCTGTCGATCTTCACACTGATTCTCATCTGAAAGGTTTCATCATCATTTGGTCTGATTCCAGAAGATGTTTGATCCTCAAGGATGTTTCTGTACAATCTAATGTTCATCTGAACATCTCTGGGGTAGAAACCAGTGGCCAGACACGTCAGAACCAGATTACTGTCATCATCAGGAGCTTTCCTCACAGAGACATGAACATCTGGAGAACCTGGAgaagaaaataataatgcaattaacaaacaaacaaacaaacaaacatttacaaAGAATTAGGTTCTGTGTGTAAAAACATTATATTCTTCATATTGACACTTTTTGCACGTTAACGATCACAGAAGTATAGAGAAAACTCTTGCATACATGAACACAacattgaaatatttttactatattttcagAATTTAGACTAAATTAAAAGTTTCATAATGCGAAGAGCTGCTAATGTGTTTCAGATACAAATCCAGCAAGTTAAATAAAACACTCAAATAAGAATATTTCaaaaattctgaatgtgtctttAATCATTAACCTGTcagtatttattttacacacacacacacacacacacacagatataatTAACATAATCTCATTAAAACCTACTCTTATTTGTGTTGTTAAATGTTGAGATCCAGTCAGTGCAGGTCTTGAGGTAATCCTTGATGAACTGGTTTCGTTCTGTGTAAAGATCCCAGTCCTCTTCGATTTCTTTGGCTTTGGGGCTTTTATCAATCCACTGCATAGTGTCCGAATTAAAGGATATAAAATCCTCTCCATCAAATCCATATTCATCAAAGACAGTCAGATTCACTGTTCCATCAGGAAGTTTCTCCAGTTCACAGCCAATTATTCTCTGAAGAACATGAAGCTCTACAATCACAAAACAATGAGAAACCTTTGCAATTACCATTGTCTGTTTacctgcattaaaaaaaaacgcaGTTGTGCAATGTGCATTTTTCTCTTCCTAAAATACCTATGCTAATGTTTCCCCCTACTTTGGGTAGCATTACCACTACTCCAGACTGTCACAGACTGGTTGCATTTTGTGACCC encodes:
- the LOC125275925 gene encoding RT1 class I histocompatibility antigen, AA alpha chain-like, encoding MAQNIFFIDAVTLVVVRLIYHLYPSDALKEKHFLHYKFTVLTKADTFPEFSAVGVCDDRQIKHYSNEGGVWKKEKDLTVDDWIAGVPKEPYESRDWYKDQLKTLSNCTNSQCSELHVLQRIIGCELEKLPDGTVNLTVFDEYGFDGEDFISFNSDTMQWIDKSPKAKEIEEDWDLYTERNQFIKDYLKTCTDWISTFNNTNKSSPDVHVSVRKAPDDDSNLVLTCLATGFYPRDVQMNIRLYRNILEDQTSSGIRPNDDETFQMRISVKIDRNHEGSYDCLLIHSSLTEPAFSKWDGKCPDCETESPRHVIGGAIAAVVIILTVIVIVVVYFIYKRRRPC